From the genome of Flavobacterium ovatum, one region includes:
- a CDS encoding DinB family protein has protein sequence MKISELNTTEYSNYFLTYINALENEDLIEDLEISLHQFIKFVQNIPMEKFDFRYAEGKWTIKDIIQHLIDVERIFSYRAMRISRNDQTALPGFDENNYIINTNANARGIQDLLAELSAVRFSTLFLFKSLSQEQLIIKGTASGSTVSVRALGFLIIGHQKHHQNVFQERYL, from the coding sequence ATGAAGATAAGCGAATTAAATACTACGGAATATTCGAATTATTTTTTGACTTATATCAATGCACTAGAAAATGAGGATTTGATTGAAGACTTAGAAATAAGTCTTCATCAATTCATCAAATTTGTGCAAAATATTCCAATGGAAAAATTTGATTTTCGATATGCCGAAGGGAAATGGACGATCAAAGATATTATTCAGCATTTGATTGATGTTGAAAGAATATTTTCTTATCGCGCCATGAGAATTTCAAGAAATGACCAGACCGCTTTGCCTGGTTTTGATGAAAATAATTATATTATCAATACCAATGCAAATGCTAGAGGAATTCAGGATCTGTTAGCTGAACTGTCTGCTGTTCGATTTTCTACTTTATTTTTGTTTAAAAGTTTATCTCAAGAACAATTAATTATAAAGGGAACTGCATCAGGTTCGACTGTTTCTGTTAGAGCATTAGGGTTCTTGATCATTGGACATCAAAAACACCATCAAAACGTTTTTCAAGAACGCTATTTATAA